A window of the Microbulbifer aggregans genome harbors these coding sequences:
- the rsmA gene encoding 16S rRNA (adenine(1518)-N(6)/adenine(1519)-N(6))-dimethyltransferase RsmA, producing MDHFFEHKARKRFGQNFLVDENIIERIVRAIAPKEEDRLVEIGPGQGAITELLLKRCPSLTAVELDRDLIPLLKFKFRDYPDFSIIEQDALKFDFGSLAGDDQLRIVGNLPYNISTPLLFHLLGFRGKIRDMHFMLQKEVVDRLSAVPGNKSYGRLSVMVQYHCRVQGLFPVPPQSFRPAPKVDSAIVRLVPHANPPYPADDEDLLERLVNVAFQQRRKTLRNAIKPLYPDLDVSELSIDASRRPETLSVKEFVELANHLSKLDQ from the coding sequence ATGGATCACTTTTTCGAACACAAGGCGCGCAAGCGCTTCGGCCAAAACTTTCTGGTCGACGAAAACATTATCGAGCGGATTGTCCGGGCCATTGCCCCTAAAGAAGAAGACCGGCTGGTGGAAATCGGCCCCGGTCAGGGCGCGATTACTGAACTGCTACTGAAGCGCTGCCCTTCCCTGACTGCGGTGGAGCTGGATCGGGATCTGATCCCACTGCTGAAATTCAAATTTCGTGATTACCCTGATTTCAGCATCATTGAACAGGATGCCCTGAAGTTCGACTTTGGCAGCCTTGCAGGCGACGACCAGCTCCGCATCGTTGGCAACCTGCCCTACAACATCTCCACGCCGTTGCTGTTCCACCTGCTGGGCTTCCGCGGCAAGATCCGCGACATGCACTTTATGCTGCAAAAAGAAGTGGTGGATCGATTGAGCGCAGTGCCGGGCAACAAGTCCTATGGCCGACTCAGCGTCATGGTTCAGTATCACTGCCGGGTACAGGGCCTGTTCCCGGTGCCTCCACAATCTTTCCGCCCTGCACCAAAAGTGGATTCGGCAATTGTGCGACTGGTGCCCCACGCCAACCCTCCCTACCCTGCAGATGACGAAGACTTGCTGGAACGTCTCGTCAACGTCGCTTTCCAGCAGCGCAGAAAGACCCTGCGCAATGCCATCAAACCACTGTACCCTGACCTCGATGTCTCCGAGCTTTCTATCGATGCGAGTCGCCGGCCGGAAACTCTGAGCGTCAAGGAATTTGTCGAGCTCGCCAATCACCTATCCAAATTGGATCAATAG
- the pdxA gene encoding 4-hydroxythreonine-4-phosphate dehydrogenase PdxA, with protein sequence MIPRIAFTPGEPAGIGPELAVRLASSRANGHRGPVQIVALSDPDLLAEAAERMSLPLKLIPFDPDSAPADTPDGSLYVQPITLAEPATPGRLNPANAPYVVDTLRTAARGCLQRRFDALVTGPVHKGVINEAGIPFSGHTELFAEVAGVERVVMMLAAEELRVALVTTHLPLKDVSAAITSERLEQTILVLHRSLRDQFRLSEPRIGVCGLNPHAGEGGHLGREEIEVIEPALDKLRALGLHLLGPLPADTLFTPPQLARCDAVLAMYHDQGLPVLKFKGFGHAVNITLGLPFIRTSVDHGTALNIAGQNEADCGSLRAALAQAVQLAELRAL encoded by the coding sequence ATGATCCCCCGTATCGCCTTCACCCCCGGCGAACCCGCCGGTATCGGCCCGGAGCTGGCGGTCAGACTCGCCAGCAGCCGGGCCAACGGCCATCGTGGCCCGGTACAGATTGTCGCCCTGAGCGATCCGGATCTCCTCGCGGAGGCCGCTGAGCGGATGAGCCTGCCCCTCAAGCTGATCCCTTTTGATCCCGATTCCGCACCCGCGGATACACCCGACGGCTCCCTGTATGTGCAGCCGATCACCCTGGCTGAGCCCGCCACCCCCGGCAGGCTCAATCCCGCCAACGCCCCCTATGTTGTGGATACCCTGCGCACTGCCGCCCGCGGCTGCCTGCAACGCCGCTTCGATGCGCTGGTAACCGGCCCCGTACACAAGGGTGTCATCAATGAGGCCGGCATTCCTTTCAGTGGCCACACCGAGCTGTTCGCGGAAGTTGCCGGCGTAGAGCGGGTGGTCATGATGCTGGCTGCCGAAGAACTGCGCGTGGCGCTGGTGACCACGCACCTGCCCCTCAAGGACGTCAGCGCAGCCATCACTTCCGAGCGACTGGAGCAGACGATCCTGGTTCTTCATCGCAGCCTGCGTGACCAGTTTCGACTCAGCGAACCGAGAATCGGCGTCTGCGGCCTGAACCCGCACGCCGGTGAGGGCGGGCACCTGGGGCGGGAAGAGATCGAAGTCATCGAACCGGCCCTGGATAAATTGCGTGCCCTGGGCCTCCACCTGCTCGGCCCACTTCCCGCTGACACCCTGTTTACCCCGCCACAACTGGCTCGCTGTGATGCGGTGCTGGCCATGTACCATGACCAGGGCTTGCCGGTGTTAAAATTCAAAGGATTTGGCCACGCCGTGAATATCACCCTGGGACTGCCGTTTATTCGCACCTCAGTGGATCATGGCACCGCTCTCAACATCGCCGGGCAGAACGAGGCCGACTGTGGCAGCCTCCGCGCCGCCCTGGCTCAGGCAGTACAGCTGGCAGAGCTGCGTGCTCTCTAA
- a CDS encoding peptidylprolyl isomerase codes for MTAFALKRALLPALALCAVVAAPAMAQVQKLDRVVAVVDDDVVMASELQQRLNTITAQIKAQNVEAPPIDVLRRQVLEQLIIERLQLQMASRAGVTVSDAELDQAIARVMQNTGASPEQFRERLAADGLSMKTFRQQIRNELLIRRVEQGSVNRRIQITDQDIDNFLRSKEGEFWKSPQYELGHILIPVSSSAPGDEVTKAREKAEQLAQQVRDGADFRQLAIANSAGQNALSGGDLGWRKTVELPTLFSNALQGLGVNDVTDPFRSDAGFHLLKIHAQRGSNEQVVEQTKVRHILVKTSAIRDDDAAYNLLIDLRKQIEGGASFDELAREHSEDIGTMLAGGDLGWSMPGQFVPEFTQAMNNTPVGEISMPFKSQFGWHILRVDGRRNQDMTEQYIRNQAANLLRNRRYEEELQNWRREIRDQAYVDIKLPNLKEEGESADSAEQ; via the coding sequence ATGACCGCATTCGCTCTCAAGCGGGCCCTGCTGCCCGCCCTGGCACTCTGTGCCGTCGTGGCCGCGCCGGCAATGGCCCAGGTGCAGAAACTCGACCGCGTTGTCGCCGTCGTGGATGACGACGTCGTCATGGCCAGCGAGCTGCAACAGCGCCTGAACACCATCACGGCCCAGATCAAGGCACAGAACGTCGAGGCTCCGCCAATCGACGTGCTACGTCGCCAGGTACTGGAACAGTTGATCATCGAGCGCCTGCAGCTGCAGATGGCTTCCCGCGCAGGGGTCACTGTCTCCGACGCCGAACTGGACCAGGCCATTGCCCGCGTCATGCAGAATACCGGCGCCAGCCCCGAGCAGTTCCGCGAGCGCCTGGCCGCCGACGGACTGTCGATGAAAACTTTCCGCCAGCAGATCCGCAACGAATTGCTGATCCGCCGCGTCGAGCAGGGCAGCGTCAACCGCCGTATCCAGATTACCGACCAGGACATCGACAACTTCCTGCGCTCCAAGGAGGGCGAGTTCTGGAAATCGCCCCAATATGAACTGGGCCATATCCTGATTCCGGTAAGCTCCAGCGCTCCGGGAGACGAAGTCACCAAGGCGCGGGAAAAGGCTGAACAGCTGGCACAGCAGGTACGCGATGGCGCCGATTTCCGGCAACTGGCTATTGCCAATTCGGCCGGCCAGAACGCGCTCTCCGGTGGTGACCTGGGCTGGCGCAAGACTGTCGAGCTGCCCACCCTGTTCTCCAATGCCCTCCAGGGTCTTGGCGTCAACGATGTCACCGACCCGTTCCGCAGTGATGCGGGCTTCCACCTGCTCAAGATCCACGCCCAGCGCGGCTCCAATGAACAGGTCGTGGAGCAGACCAAGGTGCGCCATATCCTGGTCAAGACCTCCGCCATCCGCGATGACGACGCCGCTTACAACCTGCTGATCGACCTGCGCAAGCAGATCGAGGGTGGCGCCTCTTTCGATGAGCTGGCTCGCGAGCACTCAGAAGATATCGGCACCATGCTTGCCGGCGGTGACCTCGGCTGGTCCATGCCCGGGCAGTTTGTGCCGGAATTTACCCAGGCCATGAACAATACGCCGGTGGGCGAAATCAGCATGCCGTTCAAGTCCCAGTTCGGCTGGCACATCCTGCGGGTGGACGGCCGCCGCAACCAGGACATGACCGAGCAGTACATTCGTAATCAGGCGGCCAATTTGCTGCGCAATCGACGCTATGAGGAAGAGCTGCAGAACTGGCGCCGTGAAATCCGCGACCAGGCCTACGTGGATATCAAGCTGCCGAATCTCAAAGAGGAAGGGGAGAGCGCCGACAGCGCCGAGCAATGA